In Myotis daubentonii chromosome 10, mMyoDau2.1, whole genome shotgun sequence, one genomic interval encodes:
- the ASIC3 gene encoding acid-sensing ion channel 3 isoform X7 yields the protein MAQPGAPGTSPPPRLLCQPPCPSLLKPNPLRQLWLSRAADQPCRPRRLHPTCSAAEPPAQPRPVEPQPVPGRGQLDPSAGAMKPPSGPEEARRQASDISVFASSCTLHGLSHVFGRGSLTPRRGLWAVAMLLSMAAFLYQVAERVRYYGEFHHETALDERESHQLTFPAITLCNINPLRRSRLTPNDLHWAGPSLLGLEPSEHAAFLRALGQPPTPPGFMPSPTFDMARLYTRAGHTLEDMLLDCRYRGRPCGPENFTAIFTRMGQCYTFNSGADGAELLTTPKGGAGNGLEIMLDVQQDEYLPVWKDMEETPFEVGIRVQIHTQEEPPSIDQLGFGAAPGYQVFVSCQQQQLSFLPPPWGDCSSASLDPDFEPEPAGPLGPPSPSPGPSPPYSLMGCRLACEARYVARKCGCRMMHMPGSAPVCSPQQYKDCANPTLGKGPAPCTPPPPRWARDPTPQGRQPDPDDCGPQTPCCGRTRACAPTRAPSRATPRSSLWENVLVLDIFFEALNYETVEQKKAYEVSELLGDIGGQMGLFIGASLLTILEILDYLCEVFLDRVLGYFWNRKRSHRPSSTHLLQEGLGSHGNQVPNLSLGSRPSTPPCAVTRTLSASHRTCYLVTRL from the exons ATGGCTCAGCCTGGGGCTCcagggacctccccaccccccaggctgcTCTGCCAGCCCCCATGCCCCTCACTGCTGAAACCCAATCCTCTGCGGCAGCTCTGGCTCAGCAGAGCAGCAGACCAGCCCTGCCGGCCACGCAGGCTGCACCCTACCTGCTCAGCTGcggagcccccagcccagccccggcccGTGGAGCCACAGCCTGTTCCCGGACGAGGCCAGCTGGACCCTTCAG CGGGGGCCATGAAGCCCCCCTCAGGGCCGGAGGAGGCCCGGCGGCAGGCCTCGGACATCAGTGTGTTCGCCAGCAGCTGCACGCTACACGGGCTGAGCCATGTCTTTGGTCGAGGAAGCCTGACCCCGCGCCGGGGGCTGTGGGCCGTGGCCATGCTCCTGTCGATGGCTGCCTTCCTCTACCAGGTGGCAGAGAGGGTGCGCTACTACGGGGAGTTCCATCACGAGACGGCCCTGGACGAGCGCGAAAGCCACCAGCTCACCTTCCCGGCCATCACCCTGTGCAACATCAACCCGCTGCGCCGCTCACGTCTCACGCCCAACGATCTGCACTGGGCCGGGCCCTCGCTGCTAGGCCTGGAGCCCTCTGAGCACGCCGCCTTCCTGCGCGCGCTGGGCCAGCCCCCGACACCACCCGGCTTCATGCCCAGCCCCACCTTCGACATGGCCCGACTCTACACCCGGGCTGGGCACACCCTGGAGGACATGCTGCTGGACTGTCGCTACCGCGGCCGACCCTGCGGGCCTGAGAACTTCACTGCG ATCTTTACCAGGATGGGTCAGTGCTACACCTTCAACTCGGGTGCAGATGGGGCAGAGCTTCTCACCACCCCCAAGGGCGGAGCGGGCAATGGGCTGGAGATCATGCTGGATGTGCAGCAGGACGAGTACCTGCCCGTGTGGAAGGACATGG agGAGACCCCGTTTGAGGTGGGGATCCGAGTGCAGATCCACACCCAGGAGGAGCCACCTAGCATCGACCAGCTGGGCTTTGGGGCAGCCCCTGGCTACCAGGTTTTTGTGTCTTGCCAACAGCAGCAA CTGAGcttcctgccaccaccctggggCGACTGCAGCTCCGCATCCCTAGACCCCGACTTTGAGCCAGAACCCGCTGGTCCCCTGggtccccccagccccagcccgggcCCCAGCCCTCCCTATAGTCTAATGGGGTGTCGCCTGGCCTGCGAAGCCCGCTATGTGGCTCGGAAGTGCGGCTGCCGAATGATGCACATGCCTG GTAGCGCACCGGTGTGCAGCCCGCAGCAGTACAAGGACTGCGCCAACCCGACGCTGGGTAAGGGGCCAGCTCcctgcaccccgcccccgccgcgctgggcccgggaccccaccccacagggcaggcagcctgACCCAGACGACTGTGGCCCGCAGACGCCATGCTGCGGAAGGACTCGTGCGTGTGCCCCAACCCGTGCGCCATCACGCGCTACGCCAAGGAGCTCTCTATG GGAGAACGTACTGGTGCTGGACATCTTCTTTGAGGCCCTCAACTACGAGACAGTAGAGCAGAAGAAGGCCTATGAGGTGTCAGAGCTGCTAG GCGACATTGGGGGCCAGATGGGGCTGTTCATCGGGGCCAGCCTGCTCACCATCCTCGAGATCCTGGACTACCTCTGCGAG GTGTTCCTAGACAGGGTCCTGGGATACTTCTGGAACCGGAAGCGCTCCCATAGGCCCTCCAGCACCCATCTG CTTCAGGAAGGGCTGGGCAGCCATGGAAATCAAGTGCCCAATCTCAGTTTAGGCTCCAG GCCTTCCACCCCTCCCTGTGCCGTCACCAGGACTCTTTCTGCCTCCCACCGCACCTGCTACCTCGTCACACGGCTCTAG
- the ASIC3 gene encoding acid-sensing ion channel 3 isoform X9, producing the protein MAQPGAPGTSPPPRLLCQPPCPSLLKPNPLRQLWLSRAADQPCRPRRLHPTCSAAEPPAQPRPVEPQPVPGRGQLDPSAGAMKPPSGPEEARRQASDISVFASSCTLHGLSHVFGRGSLTPRRGLWAVAMLLSMAAFLYQVAERVRYYGEFHHETALDERESHQLTFPAITLCNINPLRRSRLTPNDLHWAGPSLLGLEPSEHAAFLRALGQPPTPPGFMPSPTFDMARLYTRAGHTLEDMLLDCRYRGRPCGPENFTAIFTRMGQCYTFNSGADGAELLTTPKGGAGNGLEIMLDVQQDEYLPVWKDMEETPFEVGIRVQIHTQEEPPSIDQLGFGAAPGYQVFVSCQQQQLSFLPPPWGDCSSASLDPDFEPEPAGPLGPPSPSPGPSPPYSLMGCRLACEARYVARKCGCRMMHMPGSAPVCSPQQYKDCANPTLDAMLRKDSCVCPNPCAITRYAKELSMVRMPSRAAARYLARKYNRSEAYIAENVLVLDIFFEALNYETVEQKKAYEVSELLGDIGGQMGLFIGASLLTILEILDYLCEVFLDRVLGYFWNRKRSHRPSSTHLLQEGLGSHGNQVPNLSLGSRPSTPPCAVTRTLSASHRTCYLVTRL; encoded by the exons ATGGCTCAGCCTGGGGCTCcagggacctccccaccccccaggctgcTCTGCCAGCCCCCATGCCCCTCACTGCTGAAACCCAATCCTCTGCGGCAGCTCTGGCTCAGCAGAGCAGCAGACCAGCCCTGCCGGCCACGCAGGCTGCACCCTACCTGCTCAGCTGcggagcccccagcccagccccggcccGTGGAGCCACAGCCTGTTCCCGGACGAGGCCAGCTGGACCCTTCAG CGGGGGCCATGAAGCCCCCCTCAGGGCCGGAGGAGGCCCGGCGGCAGGCCTCGGACATCAGTGTGTTCGCCAGCAGCTGCACGCTACACGGGCTGAGCCATGTCTTTGGTCGAGGAAGCCTGACCCCGCGCCGGGGGCTGTGGGCCGTGGCCATGCTCCTGTCGATGGCTGCCTTCCTCTACCAGGTGGCAGAGAGGGTGCGCTACTACGGGGAGTTCCATCACGAGACGGCCCTGGACGAGCGCGAAAGCCACCAGCTCACCTTCCCGGCCATCACCCTGTGCAACATCAACCCGCTGCGCCGCTCACGTCTCACGCCCAACGATCTGCACTGGGCCGGGCCCTCGCTGCTAGGCCTGGAGCCCTCTGAGCACGCCGCCTTCCTGCGCGCGCTGGGCCAGCCCCCGACACCACCCGGCTTCATGCCCAGCCCCACCTTCGACATGGCCCGACTCTACACCCGGGCTGGGCACACCCTGGAGGACATGCTGCTGGACTGTCGCTACCGCGGCCGACCCTGCGGGCCTGAGAACTTCACTGCG ATCTTTACCAGGATGGGTCAGTGCTACACCTTCAACTCGGGTGCAGATGGGGCAGAGCTTCTCACCACCCCCAAGGGCGGAGCGGGCAATGGGCTGGAGATCATGCTGGATGTGCAGCAGGACGAGTACCTGCCCGTGTGGAAGGACATGG agGAGACCCCGTTTGAGGTGGGGATCCGAGTGCAGATCCACACCCAGGAGGAGCCACCTAGCATCGACCAGCTGGGCTTTGGGGCAGCCCCTGGCTACCAGGTTTTTGTGTCTTGCCAACAGCAGCAA CTGAGcttcctgccaccaccctggggCGACTGCAGCTCCGCATCCCTAGACCCCGACTTTGAGCCAGAACCCGCTGGTCCCCTGggtccccccagccccagcccgggcCCCAGCCCTCCCTATAGTCTAATGGGGTGTCGCCTGGCCTGCGAAGCCCGCTATGTGGCTCGGAAGTGCGGCTGCCGAATGATGCACATGCCTG GTAGCGCACCGGTGTGCAGCCCGCAGCAGTACAAGGACTGCGCCAACCCGACGCTGG ACGCCATGCTGCGGAAGGACTCGTGCGTGTGCCCCAACCCGTGCGCCATCACGCGCTACGCCAAGGAGCTCTCTATGGTGCGGATGCCCAGCCGCGCCGCTGCCCGCTACCTGGCCCGGAAATACAACCGCAGCGAGGCCTACATCGC GGAGAACGTACTGGTGCTGGACATCTTCTTTGAGGCCCTCAACTACGAGACAGTAGAGCAGAAGAAGGCCTATGAGGTGTCAGAGCTGCTAG GCGACATTGGGGGCCAGATGGGGCTGTTCATCGGGGCCAGCCTGCTCACCATCCTCGAGATCCTGGACTACCTCTGCGAG GTGTTCCTAGACAGGGTCCTGGGATACTTCTGGAACCGGAAGCGCTCCCATAGGCCCTCCAGCACCCATCTG CTTCAGGAAGGGCTGGGCAGCCATGGAAATCAAGTGCCCAATCTCAGTTTAGGCTCCAG GCCTTCCACCCCTCCCTGTGCCGTCACCAGGACTCTTTCTGCCTCCCACCGCACCTGCTACCTCGTCACACGGCTCTAG
- the ASIC3 gene encoding acid-sensing ion channel 3 isoform X6, giving the protein MAQPGAPGTSPPPRLLCQPPCPSLLKPNPLRQLWLSRAADQPCRPRRLHPTCSAAEPPAQPRPVEPQPVPGRGQLDPSAGAMKPPSGPEEARRQASDISVFASSCTLHGLSHVFGRGSLTPRRGLWAVAMLLSMAAFLYQVAERVRYYGEFHHETALDERESHQLTFPAITLCNINPLRRSRLTPNDLHWAGPSLLGLEPSEHAAFLRALGQPPTPPGFMPSPTFDMARLYTRAGHTLEDMLLDCRYRGRPCGPENFTAIFTRMGQCYTFNSGADGAELLTTPKGGAGNGLEIMLDVQQDEYLPVWKDMEETPFEVGIRVQIHTQEEPPSIDQLGFGAAPGYQVFVSCQQQQLSFLPPPWGDCSSASLDPDFEPEPAGPLGPPSPSPGPSPPYSLMGCRLACEARYVARKCGCRMMHMPGSAPVCSPQQYKDCANPTLGKGPAPCTPPPPRWARDPTPQGRQPDPDDCGPQTPCCGRTRACAPTRAPSRATPRSSLWENVLVLDIFFEALNYETVEQKKAYEVSELLGDIGGQMGLFIGASLLTILEILDYLCEVFLDRVLGYFWNRKRSHRPSSTHLLQEGLGSHGNQVPNLSLGSSRPSTPPCAVTRTLSASHRTCYLVTRL; this is encoded by the exons ATGGCTCAGCCTGGGGCTCcagggacctccccaccccccaggctgcTCTGCCAGCCCCCATGCCCCTCACTGCTGAAACCCAATCCTCTGCGGCAGCTCTGGCTCAGCAGAGCAGCAGACCAGCCCTGCCGGCCACGCAGGCTGCACCCTACCTGCTCAGCTGcggagcccccagcccagccccggcccGTGGAGCCACAGCCTGTTCCCGGACGAGGCCAGCTGGACCCTTCAG CGGGGGCCATGAAGCCCCCCTCAGGGCCGGAGGAGGCCCGGCGGCAGGCCTCGGACATCAGTGTGTTCGCCAGCAGCTGCACGCTACACGGGCTGAGCCATGTCTTTGGTCGAGGAAGCCTGACCCCGCGCCGGGGGCTGTGGGCCGTGGCCATGCTCCTGTCGATGGCTGCCTTCCTCTACCAGGTGGCAGAGAGGGTGCGCTACTACGGGGAGTTCCATCACGAGACGGCCCTGGACGAGCGCGAAAGCCACCAGCTCACCTTCCCGGCCATCACCCTGTGCAACATCAACCCGCTGCGCCGCTCACGTCTCACGCCCAACGATCTGCACTGGGCCGGGCCCTCGCTGCTAGGCCTGGAGCCCTCTGAGCACGCCGCCTTCCTGCGCGCGCTGGGCCAGCCCCCGACACCACCCGGCTTCATGCCCAGCCCCACCTTCGACATGGCCCGACTCTACACCCGGGCTGGGCACACCCTGGAGGACATGCTGCTGGACTGTCGCTACCGCGGCCGACCCTGCGGGCCTGAGAACTTCACTGCG ATCTTTACCAGGATGGGTCAGTGCTACACCTTCAACTCGGGTGCAGATGGGGCAGAGCTTCTCACCACCCCCAAGGGCGGAGCGGGCAATGGGCTGGAGATCATGCTGGATGTGCAGCAGGACGAGTACCTGCCCGTGTGGAAGGACATGG agGAGACCCCGTTTGAGGTGGGGATCCGAGTGCAGATCCACACCCAGGAGGAGCCACCTAGCATCGACCAGCTGGGCTTTGGGGCAGCCCCTGGCTACCAGGTTTTTGTGTCTTGCCAACAGCAGCAA CTGAGcttcctgccaccaccctggggCGACTGCAGCTCCGCATCCCTAGACCCCGACTTTGAGCCAGAACCCGCTGGTCCCCTGggtccccccagccccagcccgggcCCCAGCCCTCCCTATAGTCTAATGGGGTGTCGCCTGGCCTGCGAAGCCCGCTATGTGGCTCGGAAGTGCGGCTGCCGAATGATGCACATGCCTG GTAGCGCACCGGTGTGCAGCCCGCAGCAGTACAAGGACTGCGCCAACCCGACGCTGGGTAAGGGGCCAGCTCcctgcaccccgcccccgccgcgctgggcccgggaccccaccccacagggcaggcagcctgACCCAGACGACTGTGGCCCGCAGACGCCATGCTGCGGAAGGACTCGTGCGTGTGCCCCAACCCGTGCGCCATCACGCGCTACGCCAAGGAGCTCTCTATG GGAGAACGTACTGGTGCTGGACATCTTCTTTGAGGCCCTCAACTACGAGACAGTAGAGCAGAAGAAGGCCTATGAGGTGTCAGAGCTGCTAG GCGACATTGGGGGCCAGATGGGGCTGTTCATCGGGGCCAGCCTGCTCACCATCCTCGAGATCCTGGACTACCTCTGCGAG GTGTTCCTAGACAGGGTCCTGGGATACTTCTGGAACCGGAAGCGCTCCCATAGGCCCTCCAGCACCCATCTG CTTCAGGAAGGGCTGGGCAGCCATGGAAATCAAGTGCCCAATCTCAGTTTAGGCTCCAG CAGGCCTTCCACCCCTCCCTGTGCCGTCACCAGGACTCTTTCTGCCTCCCACCGCACCTGCTACCTCGTCACACGGCTCTAG
- the ASIC3 gene encoding acid-sensing ion channel 3 isoform X8 → MAQPGAPGTSPPPRLLCQPPCPSLLKPNPLRQLWLSRAADQPCRPRRLHPTCSAAEPPAQPRPVEPQPVPGRGQLDPSAGAMKPPSGPEEARRQASDISVFASSCTLHGLSHVFGRGSLTPRRGLWAVAMLLSMAAFLYQVAERVRYYGEFHHETALDERESHQLTFPAITLCNINPLRRSRLTPNDLHWAGPSLLGLEPSEHAAFLRALGQPPTPPGFMPSPTFDMARLYTRAGHTLEDMLLDCRYRGRPCGPENFTAIFTRMGQCYTFNSGADGAELLTTPKGGAGNGLEIMLDVQQDEYLPVWKDMEETPFEVGIRVQIHTQEEPPSIDQLGFGAAPGYQVFVSCQQQQLSFLPPPWGDCSSASLDPDFEPEPAGPLGPPSPSPGPSPPYSLMGCRLACEARYVARKCGCRMMHMPGSAPVCSPQQYKDCANPTLDAMLRKDSCVCPNPCAITRYAKELSMVRMPSRAAARYLARKYNRSEAYIAENVLVLDIFFEALNYETVEQKKAYEVSELLGDIGGQMGLFIGASLLTILEILDYLCEVFLDRVLGYFWNRKRSHRPSSTHLLQEGLGSHGNQVPNLSLGSSRPSTPPCAVTRTLSASHRTCYLVTRL, encoded by the exons ATGGCTCAGCCTGGGGCTCcagggacctccccaccccccaggctgcTCTGCCAGCCCCCATGCCCCTCACTGCTGAAACCCAATCCTCTGCGGCAGCTCTGGCTCAGCAGAGCAGCAGACCAGCCCTGCCGGCCACGCAGGCTGCACCCTACCTGCTCAGCTGcggagcccccagcccagccccggcccGTGGAGCCACAGCCTGTTCCCGGACGAGGCCAGCTGGACCCTTCAG CGGGGGCCATGAAGCCCCCCTCAGGGCCGGAGGAGGCCCGGCGGCAGGCCTCGGACATCAGTGTGTTCGCCAGCAGCTGCACGCTACACGGGCTGAGCCATGTCTTTGGTCGAGGAAGCCTGACCCCGCGCCGGGGGCTGTGGGCCGTGGCCATGCTCCTGTCGATGGCTGCCTTCCTCTACCAGGTGGCAGAGAGGGTGCGCTACTACGGGGAGTTCCATCACGAGACGGCCCTGGACGAGCGCGAAAGCCACCAGCTCACCTTCCCGGCCATCACCCTGTGCAACATCAACCCGCTGCGCCGCTCACGTCTCACGCCCAACGATCTGCACTGGGCCGGGCCCTCGCTGCTAGGCCTGGAGCCCTCTGAGCACGCCGCCTTCCTGCGCGCGCTGGGCCAGCCCCCGACACCACCCGGCTTCATGCCCAGCCCCACCTTCGACATGGCCCGACTCTACACCCGGGCTGGGCACACCCTGGAGGACATGCTGCTGGACTGTCGCTACCGCGGCCGACCCTGCGGGCCTGAGAACTTCACTGCG ATCTTTACCAGGATGGGTCAGTGCTACACCTTCAACTCGGGTGCAGATGGGGCAGAGCTTCTCACCACCCCCAAGGGCGGAGCGGGCAATGGGCTGGAGATCATGCTGGATGTGCAGCAGGACGAGTACCTGCCCGTGTGGAAGGACATGG agGAGACCCCGTTTGAGGTGGGGATCCGAGTGCAGATCCACACCCAGGAGGAGCCACCTAGCATCGACCAGCTGGGCTTTGGGGCAGCCCCTGGCTACCAGGTTTTTGTGTCTTGCCAACAGCAGCAA CTGAGcttcctgccaccaccctggggCGACTGCAGCTCCGCATCCCTAGACCCCGACTTTGAGCCAGAACCCGCTGGTCCCCTGggtccccccagccccagcccgggcCCCAGCCCTCCCTATAGTCTAATGGGGTGTCGCCTGGCCTGCGAAGCCCGCTATGTGGCTCGGAAGTGCGGCTGCCGAATGATGCACATGCCTG GTAGCGCACCGGTGTGCAGCCCGCAGCAGTACAAGGACTGCGCCAACCCGACGCTGG ACGCCATGCTGCGGAAGGACTCGTGCGTGTGCCCCAACCCGTGCGCCATCACGCGCTACGCCAAGGAGCTCTCTATGGTGCGGATGCCCAGCCGCGCCGCTGCCCGCTACCTGGCCCGGAAATACAACCGCAGCGAGGCCTACATCGC GGAGAACGTACTGGTGCTGGACATCTTCTTTGAGGCCCTCAACTACGAGACAGTAGAGCAGAAGAAGGCCTATGAGGTGTCAGAGCTGCTAG GCGACATTGGGGGCCAGATGGGGCTGTTCATCGGGGCCAGCCTGCTCACCATCCTCGAGATCCTGGACTACCTCTGCGAG GTGTTCCTAGACAGGGTCCTGGGATACTTCTGGAACCGGAAGCGCTCCCATAGGCCCTCCAGCACCCATCTG CTTCAGGAAGGGCTGGGCAGCCATGGAAATCAAGTGCCCAATCTCAGTTTAGGCTCCAG CAGGCCTTCCACCCCTCCCTGTGCCGTCACCAGGACTCTTTCTGCCTCCCACCGCACCTGCTACCTCGTCACACGGCTCTAG